One genomic region from Salvia hispanica cultivar TCC Black 2014 chromosome 2, UniMelb_Shisp_WGS_1.0, whole genome shotgun sequence encodes:
- the LOC125207913 gene encoding ERAD-associated E3 ubiquitin-protein ligase HRD1B-like isoform X1 — translation MIGREQSEMMRLQTYGGISLIATLAVIYHAFSSRGQFYPAMVYLSTSKISLVLLLNMGLVVMCILWQLTKKIFLGKLREAEVERLNEQSWREVMEILFAITIFRQDFSVSFIVMVTALLLIKALHWLAQKRVEYIETTPSVPKLAHIRIVSFMGFLLLLDCSFLYNSIKYLLETKQASVSLFFAFEYMILATTTVSTFLKYIFYVSDMLMDGQWEKKAVYTFYLELARDLLHLTMYMCFFLVIFVNYGVPLHLIRELYETFRNFKIRIADYLRYRKITSNMNDRFPDATSEEINSSDATCIICREEMTTAKKLLCGHLFHVHCLRSWLERQNTCPTCRAPVVPPEHGMSTTGTRSGGQQQGTSATGTSSQGSVSSGEANGNISQHQARLQAAASAASMYQKSFVYPSPSTLAWSPGHTVPPQPFGPSGPNMTANDSASASQQDIQVKLIERQIEYLQWQLQHLQASGSEKKTGAGASDIKGKAVSSPSSSSIVDSSETGNP, via the exons ATGATTGGCAGGGAACAGAGCGAAATGATGAGGCTGCAAACTTATGGAGGGATTAGTTTAATAGCTACACTGGCTGTTATCTATCATGCATTTAGTAGCAGAGGCCAGTTTTATCCGGCAATGGTTTACCTTTCTACTTCAAAGATCAGTTTGGTGCTGCTTTTAAATATGGGCCTGGTAGTTATGTGCATTTTGTGGCAATTAACAAAGAAGATCTTCCTTGGCAAGTTACGAGAAGCGGAAGTGGAAAGGCTGAATGAGCAGTCATGGCGGGAAGTCATGGAAATACTGTTTGCCATAACTATTTTCAGACAAGATTTTTCGGTTTCATTTATAGTGATGGTTACTGCATTACTTTTGATCAAAGCTTTGCATTGGTTGGCCCAGAAGAGAGTTGAATACATTGAAACGACTCCATCTGTTCCTAAGCTAGCTCATATCCGAATTGTATCTTTCATGGGATTCCTTCTCCTTCTTGATTGTAGCTTTCTCTACAATTCAATCAAGTATCTCTTGGAAACCAAACAGGCTTCAGTTTCACTATTCTTTGCATTCGA GTACATGATACTGGCCACAACAACTGTATCaacatttttgaaatatatattctatgTCAGTGACATGCTTATGGATGGACAATGGGAGAAGAAGGCTGTTTACACCTTTTACTTGGAGCTTGCTCGAGACTTGCTTCACTTGACTATGTACATGTGTTTCTTCCTCGTCATTTTTGT gAACTATGGTGTGCCTCTTCACTTGATACGGGAACTGTATGAGACTTTCCGTAACTTCAAAATCCGTATTGCTGACTATCTACGCTATCGGAAGATTACTTCAAATATGAATGATCGTTTCCCTGATGCAACATCTGAAGAGATCAACTC GAGTGATGCAACCTGCATTATTTGCCGAGAGGAGATGACTACTGCAAAGAAACTTCTATGTGGGCATCTCTTTCATGTCCACTGCCTCAGGTCATGGTTAGAAAGACAAAATACATGCCCTACATGCAGAGCACCTGTTGTACCACCTGAACATGGGATGAGTACTACTGGAACGAGGTCTGGTGGTCAACAACAAG GAACTAGCGCTACTGGTACATCATCTCAAGGCTCTGTCAGTTCTGGTGAGGCGAATGGTAATATCAGTCAGCATCAGGCTAGACTCCAAGCTGCTGCTTCTGCTGCATCTATGTATCAGAAGTCTTTTGTGTATCCTTCTCCAAGTACTCTAGCATG GTCGCCTGGACATACTGTACCTCCTCAACCATTTGGACCTTCCGGCCCCAATATGACAGCTAATGATAGTGCATCAGCCTCTCAACAGGATATAcaagtaaaattaattgagcGCCAGATTGAG
- the LOC125207913 gene encoding ERAD-associated E3 ubiquitin-protein ligase HRD1B-like isoform X2 produces the protein MMRLQTYGGISLIATLAVIYHAFSSRGQFYPAMVYLSTSKISLVLLLNMGLVVMCILWQLTKKIFLGKLREAEVERLNEQSWREVMEILFAITIFRQDFSVSFIVMVTALLLIKALHWLAQKRVEYIETTPSVPKLAHIRIVSFMGFLLLLDCSFLYNSIKYLLETKQASVSLFFAFEYMILATTTVSTFLKYIFYVSDMLMDGQWEKKAVYTFYLELARDLLHLTMYMCFFLVIFVNYGVPLHLIRELYETFRNFKIRIADYLRYRKITSNMNDRFPDATSEEINSSDATCIICREEMTTAKKLLCGHLFHVHCLRSWLERQNTCPTCRAPVVPPEHGMSTTGTRSGGQQQGTSATGTSSQGSVSSGEANGNISQHQARLQAAASAASMYQKSFVYPSPSTLAWSPGHTVPPQPFGPSGPNMTANDSASASQQDIQVKLIERQIEYLQWQLQHLQASGSEKKTGAGASDIKGKAVSSPSSSSIVDSSETGNP, from the exons ATGATGAGGCTGCAAACTTATGGAGGGATTAGTTTAATAGCTACACTGGCTGTTATCTATCATGCATTTAGTAGCAGAGGCCAGTTTTATCCGGCAATGGTTTACCTTTCTACTTCAAAGATCAGTTTGGTGCTGCTTTTAAATATGGGCCTGGTAGTTATGTGCATTTTGTGGCAATTAACAAAGAAGATCTTCCTTGGCAAGTTACGAGAAGCGGAAGTGGAAAGGCTGAATGAGCAGTCATGGCGGGAAGTCATGGAAATACTGTTTGCCATAACTATTTTCAGACAAGATTTTTCGGTTTCATTTATAGTGATGGTTACTGCATTACTTTTGATCAAAGCTTTGCATTGGTTGGCCCAGAAGAGAGTTGAATACATTGAAACGACTCCATCTGTTCCTAAGCTAGCTCATATCCGAATTGTATCTTTCATGGGATTCCTTCTCCTTCTTGATTGTAGCTTTCTCTACAATTCAATCAAGTATCTCTTGGAAACCAAACAGGCTTCAGTTTCACTATTCTTTGCATTCGA GTACATGATACTGGCCACAACAACTGTATCaacatttttgaaatatatattctatgTCAGTGACATGCTTATGGATGGACAATGGGAGAAGAAGGCTGTTTACACCTTTTACTTGGAGCTTGCTCGAGACTTGCTTCACTTGACTATGTACATGTGTTTCTTCCTCGTCATTTTTGT gAACTATGGTGTGCCTCTTCACTTGATACGGGAACTGTATGAGACTTTCCGTAACTTCAAAATCCGTATTGCTGACTATCTACGCTATCGGAAGATTACTTCAAATATGAATGATCGTTTCCCTGATGCAACATCTGAAGAGATCAACTC GAGTGATGCAACCTGCATTATTTGCCGAGAGGAGATGACTACTGCAAAGAAACTTCTATGTGGGCATCTCTTTCATGTCCACTGCCTCAGGTCATGGTTAGAAAGACAAAATACATGCCCTACATGCAGAGCACCTGTTGTACCACCTGAACATGGGATGAGTACTACTGGAACGAGGTCTGGTGGTCAACAACAAG GAACTAGCGCTACTGGTACATCATCTCAAGGCTCTGTCAGTTCTGGTGAGGCGAATGGTAATATCAGTCAGCATCAGGCTAGACTCCAAGCTGCTGCTTCTGCTGCATCTATGTATCAGAAGTCTTTTGTGTATCCTTCTCCAAGTACTCTAGCATG GTCGCCTGGACATACTGTACCTCCTCAACCATTTGGACCTTCCGGCCCCAATATGACAGCTAATGATAGTGCATCAGCCTCTCAACAGGATATAcaagtaaaattaattgagcGCCAGATTGAG
- the LOC125204266 gene encoding protein UXT homolog isoform X2 — translation MDTELSEEIKTLEEFVEGRLKPNLVRAITERDKVFERQKTFSDLRKNIENLEKNTVTSMRTLVNIGAEIYTEAEAPDTRHIFVEVGHGFYVEFTWAEALKYIAEREKLLSRQIEEYTGKIGAIKVQIKVALEAIRKLLNIPDAEL, via the exons ATGGACACTGAGCTATCAGAGGAAATCAAAACGCTTGAGGAATTTGTTGAAGGGCGCTTGAAACCTAATCTTGTGCGTGCTATTACTGAACG GGACAAGGTCTTTGAGCGGCAGAAGACTTT CTCTGACCTTAGAAAAAACATTGAGAATCTGGAGAAGAATACGGTGACCAGTATGAGGACACTCGTCAACATTGGTGCCGAAATCTACACGGAAGCTGAAGC GCCAGATACTCGGCATATATTTGTTGAGGTAGGACATGGATTTTATGTGGAGTTTACATGGGCTGAAGCTCTGAAGTATATAGCTGAAAGGGAAAAATTACTATCCAG GCAAATAGAGGAGTACACTGGCAAAATTGGAGCTATAAAAGTTCAAATCAAAGTG GCATTGGAAGCTATAAGGAAATTACTCAACATACCAGACGCTGAGCTATAA
- the LOC125204266 gene encoding protein UXT homolog isoform X1, with the protein MCRKNFVSGVDIATLNCSFRVHPLTENLRAAMDTELSEEIKTLEEFVEGRLKPNLVRAITERDKVFERQKTFSDLRKNIENLEKNTVTSMRTLVNIGAEIYTEAEAPDTRHIFVEVGHGFYVEFTWAEALKYIAEREKLLSRQIEEYTGKIGAIKVQIKVALEAIRKLLNIPDAEL; encoded by the exons ATGTGTAGGAAGAATTTCGTCTCCGGCGTGGATATTGCAACTCTTAATTGTTCGTTTCGAGTCCATCCCTTGACTGAAAATTTAA GGGCTGCCATGGACACTGAGCTATCAGAGGAAATCAAAACGCTTGAGGAATTTGTTGAAGGGCGCTTGAAACCTAATCTTGTGCGTGCTATTACTGAACG GGACAAGGTCTTTGAGCGGCAGAAGACTTT CTCTGACCTTAGAAAAAACATTGAGAATCTGGAGAAGAATACGGTGACCAGTATGAGGACACTCGTCAACATTGGTGCCGAAATCTACACGGAAGCTGAAGC GCCAGATACTCGGCATATATTTGTTGAGGTAGGACATGGATTTTATGTGGAGTTTACATGGGCTGAAGCTCTGAAGTATATAGCTGAAAGGGAAAAATTACTATCCAG GCAAATAGAGGAGTACACTGGCAAAATTGGAGCTATAAAAGTTCAAATCAAAGTG GCATTGGAAGCTATAAGGAAATTACTCAACATACCAGACGCTGAGCTATAA